In Macaca nemestrina isolate mMacNem1 chromosome 14, mMacNem.hap1, whole genome shotgun sequence, the sequence TCTTTACCTCTTAGTAATTGTGTCTTATTTCTCAGCTTATTTCCTTCACAACATGAAATTGTGTTTATTGTTTCTCTCCCTATTAGGAACCTTGTTTGTCATATTCACTGTTGAATTATTAGCACTTAGGTTAGAGTTTGGTATGTAATAGgagcttgataaatatttattgagtgcatgAATAATGAAAAGTATACTTGGTTTCATGAACACGAATACCTACTTggaatttttaaaaccactttttCTTCCACAGACTGGAGTTGAGGGACACATAAAGAGAATCCATCAACACCTTCCCTTCCACACACCCCAGCTTCCCACTCTCCCACTCCAACTCTAGCTATAGGAGTTATtgcttctgggccaggcacagtagctcaagcctataatcccagcactttgggagactgaggcgggcagatcacttgagcttaggagttcgagaccagcctggccaacatggtgaaaccccatctctactaaaaattaaaaaattagccaggtgtggtggtacacacctgtaatcccaactactcaggcagctgaggcacaagaatcgcttgaatccaggaggtgaaggttgcagtgagccaagatcacgccactgttctctagcctgggcaacaatacaaaactctgtctcaaaaataaaaaaaaaatttaaagaaaagggaATTATTGCTCCTTGGTTTATGTCTTAGATGACTTTTGCAGCAATACAGTGATGTGGTAGTAAAGAAACAAGGCTGAATTTGCAGTTGTCTGGACTTAATTTAATATAGAGTATCCAATTTATACCTTGTTTTTCATGTTCTTCACTCTAATGTCCTGGTAGGATTGAAATTATATCTAAAGTCTGAGCACATTGCTTGCCTAGGGCCACAGTAGACCTTTCTTCGAATTTAAATTAGCTGAAGGCTGGTTGTCCTGTATGTGAAAATGTAATCAAAATATCCAGATTAGGCACAGGCCATCCCAATTAGGTGACTTATCTGAAGTCCTTGCTTTTCATCTGCTGACATTTATGATTAGAAAGCCTTAAAGCAGTTAAATTTCATTAACGGCGTTCATTTGTATCTTAATACAGATTGTCTGTTTCCTGCAATCCAAAGAAGCTGCTTTTCTTCTCCTTATCTAATATTTAAGTTTGAACATATATTAAGCAATACCTATTAAAGGAACTAtactggctggacacagtggcttacatgggtaatcccaacactttgggaggccaaggcaagaggattgcttgagctcaagagtttgagacctgcctgggcaacatgagacctcatctgtaccgtaaaacaaaaaattagctaggcatggtggtggtggtggactAAGCTAAGGCCTGTGATTCTAcctccttaggaggctgaggttgaggctgcagtgagttgcactccagcctgggtgacagagcaagaccctgtctcaaaaaaaaaaaaaaaaaaggaacaattcTGCAGAATAAGGAAGGATTAGGCATCTGTAGCCCTACATGTAAACCCTTTCTGCTACAGTCTCCAAAAGTGATCGCTATTAGCATGAATTCCTTCTCTCTCCATCTGTagattatgaaaaataattctgaGTAAAGATGCCAGGAGAGCATTCATTTATTAGACAAATTCCATATAGACAAAGTATTTACCAAGAAACAAGCCCAGGAGCAGGGAACCACCAGGTTGCCTGGTGAACCAGCCTAGGTCAGAaatggagcaggtcaaaactcctgtATTGATCAGTAGCgggatcatgcctgtgaatagccattgcattccagcctgggcaacatggcaagattccatctctaaaaattaaaaaaaaaaagaaacaagatttttatatccttaaattattatatataattctttCTCTTAAAAGAATCTTCTGCTGACTCTCAACTTTTCCTGGAAAAAATGGATCATTCCCACCATATGGGGATGAGCTATATGGACTCCAACAGTACCATGCAACCTTCTCACCATCACCCAGCCACTTCAGCCTCACACCCCCATGGTGGAGGAGACAGCcacatgatgatgatggtgagtgCCATAGGAGGGGCAATGCAGGCCCTTTCCCACCCACTTGGGTAATAGAAATAATGGAATTTTAGTGTTGGAAGCTTATTATCTTTAAAGGTCAGTTTACCAGTGAGGATAACTAAAGCAGACCCAagcaagtaatttgcccaagattacaTGGCAGGCTACTTACAGAGTCACACCAGAACCAAGATTTTAGGCTTCTTTCTTTGGTAGTCCCGTCTAAAATCGACTCTTTTCTGAATTAAGTTCTGGTCTTTATGCCTTGtgtggaaaagagagaaagacaaaagttggccaggcgcagtggctcatgcctgtaatcccaacactttgggaggtggaggcaggtggatcacgaggtcaggagatcgagaccatcctggctaacacggtgaaaccctgtctctactaaaaatacaaaaaattagccaggcatggtggcatgtgcctgtagtcccagctacttgggaggctgaggcaggagaattgcttgaacctgggaggtggaggttttagtgagctgagatctcacaactgcattccagcctgggtgacagagagagaatctgtctcaaaaaaaaaaaaaaaaaaaagaaagaaagataaatgttGATGGTGGGGGCCCAGTAGAGTACTCATGCTCGGTGCCTGTGGTAGTAACACTAAAATGAGGGCTTCCCACTCACGTGAGTGCCTCTTCTTACTATCCAGATCTTCTACTTTTAAATGTTCTAAGCTTCTTTGCCCCAAATTCTCATTTAGaattttcattcatctctaactgacttgttttggttttctggCAGCCTATGACCTTCTACTTTGGCTTTAAGAATGTGGAACTACTGTTTTCCGGTTTGGTGATCAATACAGCTGGAGGTGAGTAAGCCATCAGGTAGTGCTGGAAGGTGATAGTCACATGAGAGACAGTGACAAATAATTTGGAAGTCCAGCACCTGTTTCTGTCCTAACTACTGAGTCAACATGGTAATGATGCATAACCATCTTGGTTCCTATTTCCTACCTAGAAGGTAGGAAACACAGTACTTTTTTGGTCCTCTGGTAAACCTCTGTTAACTAACCTGTATGTTTTGGagctctaaaaaataatttagatacCAGATAGAAGTCTTTTGCAatccattttctttcattcttttccagagtgtttactttttttttttttttgagatggagtttcattcttgtcacccaggttggagtgcaatggcagctatcttggctcactgcaatctctgctcccaagttcaagcaattctcctgccttagcctcccaagtagctagagttacaggcacccactaccatgcccagctaatttttgtatttttagtagaaacggggttttgccgtgtttgccaggctggtctcaaactcctgacctcaggtgatccacccacctcggcctcccaaagtgctgggattacaggcatgaaccaccatgcctggcctcagagtGTTTACTTATTTAATAAGTTATTAGTCCTGGACATAAGACTAAGTCAAGTTAAATACCACAAAATAACTCTAAGTTTAAAACTATTGCTCTAATATAATACTTCAATTTTACGATAAATTAAGTGCCACAAAGAGTGAAATGACTTGCCCTCAATCATAGAGTTAATATGTCAGAGCTAGGACAAGGACCCAGACCTTCCAGAGCTACCTAGACCAGTGTTCTTTTAGTCTACCAAACTATGGCCCACATCCTTCCTGATTCTTGGCATGGCCCATCTTAGTCACTCCTAGTTTTGAGGTAGATGATTACCCATCTCTTTGTGTCTATTATGTTGTATGGTATACTTTAAATTTAACTTGCGCAAACTCAGTAGTCAGTTGGACTGCCTTAGGTACCAGATGTCTCTTTGGAGCCATAAAATCAATTTGTTTTGGGAAGAAGGAGAGCATTTCGTTCAGGTAACGTGTTAAATTAGCAGTTTGAATACATTTATGTCATTACCAACACTTCCCAGTGTGAAAGACTTAGAATTGAAATGCCTATTCAGGAATATTCTACATTGTGTGTTTCAGTGTAACAAACCTAATTTAATGACATCAAGCAGTCTGACCAAAAGGTTATtgttgttctgattttttttcttatcttaatCAAAAAGTAAACATGTTATTGGCAGAGGCAATAGTTTTCAGTTACACCATCTTAGCTGTTCTCCTATCTGGGCAAGAGAAGAGGGAATAATATAATGTCTTCAAAAACTGAGAGtagcattttttctgtgtgtctttctAGCTGGACAGCACATTGGCTAATGATTTTGCACATGTTTGACAGTACCACCATATTTTCCTTCCATACTTAGAAATGGCTGGAGCTTTTGTGGCAGTGTTTTTACTAGCAATGTTCTATGAAGGACTCAAGATAGCCCGAGAGAGCCTGCTGCGTAAGTCACAAGTCAGCATTCGCTACAATTCCATGCCTGTCCCAGGACCAAATGGAACCATCCTTATGGAGACACACAAAACTGTTGGGTAAGAACTGAACAGATCCAGATGAAGTCCTAAAGAGCTTGATCAGTTAAGCAGCAAAGTGCAGCTATGTGATCAGCAGCAGCCCTCTTCTTGAGTTAGGAGTTCTGTATGACCTTGATCAAAACTGTCCTTAGAGGTTTGGGTTGTAGGTCATGAGCAGGCCAAAGGAGGAATGAGAGGAAGTCTTCTGCAAATATGAATGTTTGTTCTGAGTTGTAGGTATTGGCCacttcagaagaagggaagtgaagaatccatattttaaaatatttaccaaaataataatgAACAAGTTAAGAAATTCAGGTCAAGATATAAAAGAATGGCAGATTGCAGTTGATTCTATAAAATTACACCTAGTCAGCTCTGTCCTCTTTTTGTTTACAATATAAGACTGTATTAATTTCTGTGTTCTGTCGAAGAAAGTATTTGGGTGATTATTGGTTTTTCCCGTGGATTGGCAAATGTTTTTTGagattgttttaataaaaatgtaagtcTTAAAACCAAATTGGACCTTAAGAAATCCTATAGACCGACATCCTGCTTTCAAACAAGCAGTGTTATTTATTTCCATTGTACTGATGAGCTTACTGAGGCCCAGAAGGATTGTGACCTACCTAAGGTGGCACAGGGGATGAATAGCCAGGGCTCCTTATCCCTAATTAAGTAATTTCTTCTATACTACCCAACCctcaattctatttttttttttttttttttctggagacagggtctccctctattgcccaggctgaagtgcagtggcacgatcttcactcactgcaacctctgccttccagactcaagtggtcctcccacctcagcctcccaagcagctggaactacaggcatgagccacaacacccagctaattttttttattttttgtagagacaaggttttgccatgttgcccaggctggtctgaaactcctgagctcaagcaatcagcccacctcagcctcccaaagtgctgggattaaaggcattagccaccacccccagcctctgTTTCCGTGTTTGTAGAATGTAAACTTTACAAAGGTGGGAAACCTAAAAACATTCGGGCAGATGAGCGGGAGAGGGTTTACGCTTCCCTTTCAGGATCTAAGGTGGAGATAAGTCTAGATTACTGCTcgtccttttctccttctccggAAAAGGGTTCCTCCTCACAGCCATATCTGACCAATGTTTATAAGCCTGACAGCCCTGTGCTGTTTCATTTCCATGGACCAATCAAAGAACATTCAAGTACCCATGAGTTGCCAGAGTGGCTGTCCAGTTCCAGCTGAGCTCATGGCAAGAgctcttccctctttctcctgaTCTGCAGAACTCCTAGGAGTCCCTGATTGTTGTGTCCCTGTTTACTCTCCAGGCAGCAGATGCTGAGCTTTCCTCACCTCCTGCAAACAGTGCTGCACATCATCCAGGTGGTCATAAGCTACTTCCTCATGCTTATCTTCATGACCTACAACGGGTACCTCTGCATTGCAGTAGCAGCAGGGGCCGGTACAGGATACTTCCTCTTCAGCTGGAAGAAGGCAGTGGTAGTGGACATCACAGAGCATTGCCATTGATGTCAAACTCTGGCGTGGCCTTATCGATTGCAGTGGGAAGCTGTTCAAGACTTGAAGACGTGATTTCCTGCTCCAATCATCCCTTCTTGCTCCTCTTTgtgcacgtacacacacacacacacacacacacacacacacagacacacacacacacctcctgcTCAACAGAGGTTTAGTTTACAGTCTCTGAGCTAAAGTAGTAACCTcccaaattgttttttctaataaGCTGAGTTTCCCATTTCTTTTAAGGAGAAGCCACCCATGAAATGTCTTTTCCTTCTCCATCATCTTAGAGCCATGTTATATGTTCTTGTCTAATCCATGTAGCTTTTTGTTCAATGACTTGATCATCTGCttcctttttgaatttttaacagATAGTAAGTAAATTTGGTAGTTTTTTTCCCTGGGTCAGCGATGGAAAGGGGTTAACTTCAGCCAGGATTGATGGCAGCTGAGGGAAATTCTTGCCCAACTAAACCCAGAACTCAAACTTAACATTAGAAAATAAGGTCcagggccggacacagtggcccacgcctgtaatcccagcacgttagggggccaaggcaggctggatcacctgaggacaggagttcgtgactagcctggtcaacatggtgaaaccccgtctctactaaaaatacaaaaatgagctgggcatggtggcgggcgcctgtaatcccagctactcagaaggctgaggcaggagaatcacttgaacttaggaggtggaggttgcagtgagccaagatggcgccattgcattcc encodes:
- the LOC105487053 gene encoding high affinity copper uptake protein 1, producing MDHSHHMGMSYMDSNSTMQPSHHHPATSASHPHGGGDSHMMMMPMTFYFGFKNVELLFSGLVINTAGEMAGAFVAVFLLAMFYEGLKIARESLLRKSQVSIRYNSMPVPGPNGTILMETHKTVGQQMLSFPHLLQTVLHIIQVVISYFLMLIFMTYNGYLCIAVAAGAGTGYFLFSWKKAVVVDITEHCH